TCATTATTGGTCTTAATAAATTCATAATCATTTTATAAATTTCAAAAGAATAAACGGTAAAATGTTGAAAATTGACAGGTGATATTTTTAGACTTATTTGTATTAGTCCTACTGAATTTCCAGCGACCTTTCTATACTTGTTCCGAGCTCTTAGATACAATTTTTAGATGAAGAAAATAAGACAAAACAGTCATGTAAAAAATATCGTTTTTACCGTGTTTTTTGAAAATTTATATTTTTATAAAATCTTTTCACTTTGATTGTATGCTATATTTATTTCAGTTATTAATTAGCAAAATAACGCTTTAGTGAATAACAAGTTGATATACCGTTTTTCGATATAGAGATTTATATAATGCAGATTTATATAAGCGGTAATTTTTGATCAGGAAACAAAAGTATAATCAACTTTTCTTTAACTCGTCAACCTAACAATAACTAAATTTGCATTTTTCTAAAATAACTATAAAAACGTAAAGCGATATTTTTTACTAGAGTCACAAGAATTAACTAAATAATTTTTTTACTCTTAGTAATTAAATTAAAAAACAAACATTCACATCAATAAAAAAAGATCCAAACACTTGGATCATTTTTTTATATTTATCAGAAGCCTAATGACTTAATTCTTTATCTAAAATTTCAATGAACTCTTCGTATCCTGCTTGCTTTAGCTCTTCATAAGGAATGAATTTTAATGAAGCCGAGTTAATGCAGTATCTTAAACCACCCTTATCTCTTGGACCATCAGTAAATACGTGACCTAGGTGACTATCAGAGTTTTTTGCACGAACTTCAACTCTAACCATATTATGTGATAAGTCTTGAACTTCGTTAATTAATGATTTAGCAATCGGACGAGAAAATGCAGGTCAGCCACAACCTGAATCATATTTGTCAGTTGATAAGAATAGTGGCTCACCACTTGTAATATCTACATAGATCCCTTTTTTAAAGTTTTGATCATACTCGTTAGTATAAGGACGTTCAGTAGCGGCATTTTGAGTCACGTCAAATTGTAATGGCGTTAATTCTTGCTTAAGAACTTCAATTGACTTCTTTTCGTATTTTTTCATATTGTTTTTATTACAGGTTTGATTATGAAATAAAAAAAATTAATCTTTGAAACAATACTTTGTTCAAAGATTAATTCGAATCTTATAGGGTTAATTATTGATGATTATAGGTGATTCAAGCTTGGCTTTTCATCTTTAGATTCATCATTGATTGCTACTTCAGTAGTAATTAATAATGCAGCTACCGAACAAGCTTTTTCTAATGCAGTTTTTGTTACTTTAGTTGGATCAATAATTCCGTTATTGATCATATTAACAAATTCATTAGTTTCAGCGTTATATCCATAACCTGATTGTTTGCTATTAATGATGTTGTTAATAATTTTTGAGCTATTTTGCCCTGCATTTTCAATAATTTGGCGTGCAGGAGCTGTTAATGAAGATCTAACAATTTCATAACCTAAAGCGATTTCAGAATTAGATTCTTTAACTTGTTTTAATACTTCAATGGCATTCATTAATGCAATTCCACCACCTGCAACGATACCTTCTTCAACTGCAGCTTTAGTTGAGTTTAGTGCATCTTCAATTCTAAGTTTTAGTTCTTTTTGAGCAACTTCAGTAGCACCACCTACGTGAATTACTGCTACACCGTTTGATAAGTTAGCAATTCTTTTAGTAATTCTTTCTTTGTCATACTTAGAAGTTAAATTAGCTGATTTAGCTTTTAAGTTATTTAAGTATTTAGCTAAAACATCCTTACTGCAAGCACCGTTAATTACAGTTGTTTTATCTTTAGAGATAATTACTTTTTCTGCAGTTCCTAATTTGTTTAATTCAAGATCTTTGAATTCAATTCCAGCAGTACTATCAACTAAAACTGTATTAACACTGATAGCTAAATCTTCTAAGGTGTTTTTTTGTGCTTCACCAAATTCTGTACATTTAACACTAGTTACATTTAGTGTTCCGCGTAATTTGTTAATTGCTAAAGCAGTTACTACATCTTCAGCAATATCACTAGCAACAATTAATAATGGAGAAGAAGATTCAACACTAGCTTCAAGTAAAGGTAAGATTTCTTTAACAGTATTAATCTTATTAAGTGAAACTAAGATTCTTGGATTAGCTAATTCACTTAACATTTTTTCAGAATCAGTCACCATATATGGTGAAGAATATCCACCCTTGAATTCTAATCCATCAGTTGTATCTAGAGTTGTATCAAATGATTTGGCATCATCGATTGAGATTACCCCGCTTGGACCAACGATATCCATTGCTTTAGCAATCAATTCACCAATGAATTTTGAACCAGATGAAATTGCACCAACTTGAGTGATTTCATCGATTGATTTAATTGGTTTTGAAACACTCGTTAAGTATTCTGATACTAATTTAGCAGCATTTTCAATCCCGATTCTTAAATTAACGGGATTAGTACCATTATTAATTGCTTCAATTGCTTTATTAACAATTTCGTGAGTTAAGATGGTCGCTGTTGTTGTCCCATCACCTGCAATATCATTAGTTGAAATTGCAGCTTCAGCAATCAACTTAGCTCCCATATTTTCAACTGGGTCGTCTAATTCGATTTCTCTAGCTATCGTTACCCCATCATTAACAATTAAAGGAGCACCGTATTTTTTTTCAATTAAAGCATTTCTTCCTTTAGGACCAGCTGTAATTTTTACAGCTCTTGCTAACTTATTAATTCCTTCTAGTAACTTAGCTCGTGCTTGTTGTTCAAATGTTAGTTCTTTTGCCATTATCTAATTACTCCAATGATTTCTTCATAACTTAAGATCTTATAAGTCTTATCATTAACTACGATCTCAGTCCCTGAGTATTCTTTAAAATAAACTTGATCATTTATGTTGATTTGATAATCAACTTTTTGTTGTTTAGCATAGATCATCCCATCACCTAAAGCAATCACTAAACCTTTGGTTGATGTTGCTTTATCAGATTTTTCAATGCTGGTAATGATTCCTGATTTTGAAGTTTTTTCTTCAGATAAAACTTCTACTAAAACATTATCGTGTAGTGGTTTAATATTCATATAAATTATTAGTTTCCTATTTTAATAAGACAAAGTTAGTCTTGTTGTCTGGTTTAATTTCAAATAGTTCTGAATAGTGTAAGATTGCTTTTTTAGCAACTAATTGGTGATTGTTGATTGCTTCAGAAAGATTATCCACTTTATAAGTAAACACACCATAATCAACACCGTGACCTGTGTAGACATTTTGATCATCAGTAACAATAATTACACTAGCAGCTAATTTAGCGTTTGATAAAGCAAAGATTTCATCACGGTTATTAGTAAAGTGCACTAAGAAGTGAGTTGAGAATTCTTCGTTGTCAATCTCACGGTTTGGACAGATCTTTTTAGCGATCTCAAGTACTCTTTCACCAAAAGCGGTGTGACATACATCTGTCATTGGGAAGTAGTGAGTAATTGCACGTTTGTAGTCAAACAATAGTTCAGATTGTTTGTTAATCTTTTTCATTGTTTCAACAGCAATAATTGGATACATCCCATTAGCAGTTTCACCTGATAACATTGTTGCATCACATCCACGTTCAACAGCAAAGAAAACATCAGTAACTTCAGCACGAGTAGGTTGCACGTTTTTTTCAAGTGAATCTAGCATTTGAGTAGCTACAATTACACGTTTATTTTTAAATCGACAAGCTTTG
The Mycoplasma tullyi genome window above contains:
- the msrB gene encoding peptide-methionine (R)-S-oxide reductase MsrB, with the translated sequence MKKYEKKSIEVLKQELTPLQFDVTQNAATERPYTNEYDQNFKKGIYVDITSGEPLFLSTDKYDSGCGWPAFSRPIAKSLINEVQDLSHNMVRVEVRAKNSDSHLGHVFTDGPRDKGGLRYCINSASLKFIPYEELKQAGYEEFIEILDKELSH
- the groL gene encoding chaperonin GroEL (60 kDa chaperone family; promotes refolding of misfolded polypeptides especially under stressful conditions; forms two stacked rings of heptamers to form a barrel-shaped 14mer; ends can be capped by GroES; misfolded proteins enter the barrel where they are refolded when GroES binds), translating into MAKELTFEQQARAKLLEGINKLARAVKITAGPKGRNALIEKKYGAPLIVNDGVTIAREIELDDPVENMGAKLIAEAAISTNDIAGDGTTTATILTHEIVNKAIEAINNGTNPVNLRIGIENAAKLVSEYLTSVSKPIKSIDEITQVGAISSGSKFIGELIAKAMDIVGPSGVISIDDAKSFDTTLDTTDGLEFKGGYSSPYMVTDSEKMLSELANPRILVSLNKINTVKEILPLLEASVESSSPLLIVASDIAEDVVTALAINKLRGTLNVTSVKCTEFGEAQKNTLEDLAISVNTVLVDSTAGIEFKDLELNKLGTAEKVIISKDKTTVINGACSKDVLAKYLNNLKAKSANLTSKYDKERITKRIANLSNGVAVIHVGGATEVAQKELKLRIEDALNSTKAAVEEGIVAGGGIALMNAIEVLKQVKESNSEIALGYEIVRSSLTAPARQIIENAGQNSSKIINNIINSKQSGYGYNAETNEFVNMINNGIIDPTKVTKTALEKACSVAALLITTEVAINDESKDEKPSLNHL
- the groES gene encoding co-chaperone GroES, producing the protein MNIKPLHDNVLVEVLSEEKTSKSGIITSIEKSDKATSTKGLVIALGDGMIYAKQQKVDYQININDQVYFKEYSGTEIVVNDKTYKILSYEEIIGVIR